One Legionella hackeliae DNA segment encodes these proteins:
- a CDS encoding PD-(D/E)XK nuclease family protein codes for MNRKEQLLASMKQGAYVITPNNRLSSELLTDFAKAFPQQIHKKPHCLPYGAFLINAFQQLCHEQSQATHPLLLTPHQTRHLWHQVLSTTEATVSRGLMNAVEEAWVRCNLWLQDIHHPAFGYTHQTRQFQHWALQFTHELQHRHAITESQLAVYLTSQNANFNATQIIWACFDDFTPQQKQLQHYLAAQNAQSDYFDLEEKTANIYQYGAQNEEDEYTQLFHWIKERLAQGNTRIGVVIPDLEKKSSFLQRKLQHHLSSEEFNISLGKPLADLPMVAHALSWLSLDGQTLNIHQARLLLSSPYLASSQSELLARAYVMENSFCLRELNFSQAAFVGELTTKAPKLAKLLQSIVSYPEEASVQTWITLFHQRLKNLGFPGEATLNSANYQCYQRLLLLFDEYKQLALITPSLNRGDALAAFKQLADSTIFQPQKMATPVQILGLLEASGCAFDSLWVTGLTDQCLPQSVKLSAFIPLSLQRDGLMPHADPARELYLAEKTISRLKNASSFSVFSYPRLVEDKPNMVSPLVSDLTDYQPIRLDVVSLTSALETVVEEYSLPFIGPEKISGGTAILANQAKCPFRAFAAHRLHVRNGLETSDGPDAKERGQLIHKVLELLWATLKSQKNLLQLEENALNQYIESAINTALEPIIQQRKYSFSPIIQEVELERLKQLVQASLDWERQRPAFEIEALEQEFKINLADMTFRVRVDRLDITENGQKWVIDYKTSLPQSLPWNEERPKEPQLLLYALLDDAINTLLFTQLKAGHLTPKGLSEEDLTTPGISSLKKGQTWTELRQYWHDQLNELAHEFIQGHCKPQPSSPSICQQCDYQNLCRFKVS; via the coding sequence ATGAATAGAAAAGAACAACTTTTGGCGTCAATGAAGCAGGGCGCCTATGTTATTACACCGAATAATCGCTTAAGTAGTGAACTATTGACTGATTTTGCAAAAGCATTCCCTCAGCAAATTCATAAAAAACCACACTGTCTTCCCTATGGTGCTTTTTTAATAAATGCATTTCAGCAATTGTGTCATGAACAGTCACAAGCCACCCATCCCCTTTTATTAACACCACATCAAACACGTCATCTGTGGCACCAGGTATTATCAACCACTGAGGCCACGGTTAGTCGAGGTTTAATGAATGCGGTAGAAGAAGCTTGGGTACGTTGTAACCTCTGGTTACAAGATATTCATCATCCTGCATTTGGGTATACCCATCAAACTCGCCAATTTCAGCATTGGGCGCTCCAATTCACTCATGAATTACAACATCGTCATGCGATAACAGAATCTCAGCTTGCTGTCTATTTAACCTCACAGAACGCTAATTTTAATGCAACGCAAATAATATGGGCCTGTTTTGATGACTTCACTCCTCAGCAGAAACAATTGCAGCACTACCTGGCTGCCCAAAATGCTCAGTCAGACTATTTTGATTTAGAGGAAAAAACTGCCAATATCTATCAATACGGGGCTCAAAATGAAGAGGACGAGTACACGCAACTTTTTCACTGGATAAAAGAACGTCTTGCACAGGGGAATACACGTATTGGGGTTGTGATACCCGATTTGGAAAAAAAATCGTCCTTCTTACAGCGAAAATTACAGCATCATCTTTCTTCAGAAGAATTTAATATCTCTCTAGGTAAACCTCTGGCCGACCTTCCTATGGTTGCACATGCCTTATCTTGGCTTAGCTTAGACGGTCAAACCCTCAATATTCATCAGGCCCGTTTGCTATTAAGTTCGCCCTATCTGGCATCTTCCCAGAGTGAATTACTTGCTCGAGCATACGTGATGGAAAATAGTTTCTGTTTACGTGAGCTAAACTTTTCGCAGGCCGCATTTGTCGGTGAATTAACAACCAAAGCACCAAAGCTGGCCAAACTCCTCCAAAGCATTGTTAGCTACCCAGAGGAAGCTAGTGTTCAAACCTGGATTACATTATTTCATCAACGACTTAAAAATCTTGGTTTTCCTGGTGAAGCAACTCTAAATTCCGCGAACTATCAATGCTATCAGCGCTTACTGCTATTATTTGATGAATACAAACAATTAGCATTGATTACCCCTAGTCTTAATAGAGGGGATGCATTGGCTGCTTTCAAACAATTGGCTGACTCCACCATTTTTCAACCACAAAAAATGGCTACTCCGGTACAAATTCTTGGGTTGCTAGAAGCATCTGGCTGTGCTTTTGATAGTTTGTGGGTTACAGGTTTAACTGATCAATGTTTACCACAATCCGTTAAACTCTCTGCTTTCATACCACTAAGCTTACAACGGGATGGCCTGATGCCCCACGCAGATCCGGCTCGCGAACTCTATTTGGCTGAAAAGACAATAAGCCGCTTAAAAAATGCAAGCTCATTTAGCGTTTTTAGTTACCCTCGATTAGTTGAGGATAAACCCAATATGGTCAGCCCTTTAGTTAGTGATTTGACTGACTATCAACCAATCAGATTGGACGTCGTTTCCTTAACTTCAGCACTTGAAACGGTTGTTGAAGAGTATTCGCTGCCCTTTATTGGTCCAGAGAAAATTTCAGGAGGCACCGCCATTTTAGCCAATCAGGCCAAATGTCCTTTTCGCGCTTTTGCTGCCCATCGTTTGCATGTGCGAAATGGATTAGAAACCTCCGATGGTCCCGATGCCAAAGAGAGAGGACAATTGATTCACAAAGTTCTGGAGTTGTTATGGGCAACCTTAAAAAGTCAGAAGAATCTTTTACAACTGGAAGAAAATGCATTAAATCAATACATTGAATCAGCGATAAATACCGCTCTAGAACCAATTATTCAGCAGCGGAAGTATTCATTTTCACCTATCATCCAGGAAGTAGAATTAGAGCGACTTAAACAATTAGTGCAAGCCAGTTTGGATTGGGAGCGTCAACGTCCCGCGTTTGAAATCGAAGCGCTTGAACAAGAATTTAAAATTAATTTAGCAGATATGACATTTAGAGTTCGCGTTGATAGATTGGATATCACCGAAAATGGTCAAAAATGGGTGATAGACTATAAAACAAGCTTGCCTCAAAGTTTACCCTGGAACGAAGAACGCCCTAAAGAGCCTCAATTACTGCTTTATGCATTGTTAGATGATGCCATTAATACTTTACTTTTTACCCAGTTAAAAGCGGGTCATTTAACCCCTAAAGGATTGAGTGAAGAGGACCTGACAACTCCTGGTATAAGTTCATTAAAAAAAGGACAAACTTGGACTGAGCTTCGCCAGTATTGGCATGATCAGTTAAATGAGTTAGCGCATGAATTTATTCAAGGGCACTGCAAGCCTCAGCCAAGCAGTCCGAGTATTTGTCAACAATGTGATTATCAAAACCTGTGTCGATTTAAGGTAAGTTAA
- the ankK gene encoding Dot/Icm T4SS effector AnkK/LegA5 codes for MADFYNENDIICGPPSRSGHIVFKKAKVKSSSKKIVYKLNKHDLPILSLYEVALTSLISLFLRSNLTPRQKIVKNEAGKVVGLASEHFCYAIERRETLTPRFYSLARRKDHYIIDPQKREKAEDIPLYFLNEFPSGFFADLYKASLAGELNFDMASLASVLCSAYTLEEDDLHKGNFGFYIVEQGEKPKVVFFKIDNDLLLSDSLMSHHEARIVHWRHGENAFKITARDLREFPKLMDSKNHYWPTSLRYFVNHSDPKVYNNYSEIEAFIALGKSPEFQQAKWREWYKHILLHSAMIKVYLSNSLDITDPHERAQLSLINQATIARLSQLKAVLFSLPEFRNYVAKVNNEELSAEIFREVTELNDESYRIQLNEQLEHLKEMCTLENGFKKGDTPLHVAIRLGDYRYHETWGYFKEFANQANDAKEKPLDVAVKLAQEKLAEDPDKTIEDPRKNPLFIMKHLVSEGVNKTRSFNLFHTEHRDLKVISYSLQSPYLDKARDAKNADGLIAILRDLGEDIRFSLKMKKEISVYCLKFFLKNKEPNQELVRTLNKLQQALNGGNGREPRPELQFIRQLRSSLWIVRVIRGLLGGTSTQVELNSVIDNARKKLPSSSFASYFPCFFVRQEPNPSVNVSNTLVLH; via the coding sequence ATGGCTGATTTTTATAATGAAAATGACATAATTTGCGGTCCTCCTAGCCGCTCGGGCCATATTGTTTTTAAAAAAGCCAAGGTTAAGTCCAGCAGCAAAAAAATTGTTTACAAATTAAACAAACATGATCTTCCCATCCTATCGCTATACGAGGTGGCTCTAACTAGTTTAATCAGCCTTTTTTTACGATCTAATCTGACCCCCAGACAAAAAATAGTGAAGAACGAAGCCGGTAAAGTTGTTGGTTTGGCTTCTGAGCATTTTTGTTATGCAATAGAAAGACGCGAAACTTTGACACCTAGGTTTTACTCCCTTGCCCGAAGGAAAGACCACTATATAATTGACCCTCAAAAGCGAGAAAAGGCAGAAGATATCCCTCTTTATTTTCTAAATGAATTTCCGAGTGGTTTTTTTGCTGACTTATACAAAGCATCTTTAGCTGGCGAACTAAACTTTGATATGGCCTCCTTGGCCAGCGTTTTATGCAGTGCCTATACGCTGGAAGAAGATGATTTACATAAGGGCAATTTTGGATTTTACATTGTTGAGCAGGGAGAGAAGCCGAAGGTAGTTTTCTTTAAGATTGATAATGATCTGCTGCTGTCTGATAGTTTAATGTCTCATCATGAGGCTCGAATTGTGCATTGGAGACATGGAGAAAATGCTTTTAAAATTACCGCCAGGGATTTACGTGAATTTCCGAAGCTGATGGACTCTAAAAATCATTATTGGCCAACGAGTTTGCGTTATTTTGTAAATCATAGTGATCCAAAGGTTTATAATAATTATTCTGAAATAGAGGCATTTATTGCCCTTGGAAAATCGCCTGAGTTTCAACAAGCTAAATGGCGTGAGTGGTATAAGCACATTCTTTTACATTCAGCAATGATTAAGGTGTATTTATCAAATTCTTTGGACATAACTGATCCCCATGAGCGAGCGCAACTTTCTTTAATTAATCAGGCAACCATAGCACGTTTGTCGCAATTAAAAGCCGTTCTTTTTTCCTTACCTGAATTTCGTAATTATGTTGCTAAAGTGAATAATGAAGAATTAAGTGCTGAGATCTTTCGCGAGGTGACTGAGTTAAATGATGAAAGTTATAGAATACAATTGAATGAGCAATTGGAACATTTAAAAGAAATGTGCACTTTGGAGAATGGATTTAAAAAAGGAGATACCCCTCTACATGTTGCTATTCGTCTTGGAGATTATCGCTATCATGAGACTTGGGGTTATTTTAAAGAGTTTGCAAACCAGGCTAATGATGCTAAGGAAAAACCTCTGGATGTAGCTGTAAAATTAGCGCAAGAAAAACTAGCAGAAGATCCTGATAAAACGATTGAAGATCCCAGAAAAAACCCCTTATTTATCATGAAGCATCTCGTCAGTGAAGGGGTTAATAAGACACGCAGTTTTAACCTGTTTCATACTGAGCATAGAGATTTAAAAGTAATCTCCTATAGTCTTCAATCACCTTATTTGGATAAGGCAAGAGACGCAAAAAACGCAGACGGCTTAATCGCCATACTGCGTGATTTAGGTGAGGATATACGTTTTAGTTTAAAAATGAAAAAGGAAATTTCAGTGTATTGCTTAAAATTCTTTCTAAAAAATAAAGAACCTAATCAGGAGTTGGTGCGTACATTGAATAAACTGCAGCAAGCTCTAAATGGCGGTAATGGCAGGGAGCCACGTCCAGAATTGCAATTTATTAGACAATTACGAAGTTCTCTTTGGATAGTACGGGTTATTCGTGGTTTGTTAGGTGGGACAAGCACTCAGGTCGAATTAAATAGTGTAATTGACAATGCCAGAAAGAAACTTCCTTCATCGAGCTTTGCTTCTTATTTCCCATGTTTTTTTGTGCGACAAGAACCAAATCCTTCTGTAAACGTCAGTAATACCCTTGTTTTACATTGA
- a CDS encoding HIT family protein has product MSVNQSKREKCIIDAIVNKQEKASIVFEDEYFIAFLDHRPLFPGHTLLAPKEHIQTFYDLPPSLTTKFSQLIQVIGKAVEHGMEAEGSFIAMNNKISQSIPHLHAHIVPRNKGDGLKGFFWPRMKYQNEQHLIETQEKIKQHLNAQI; this is encoded by the coding sequence ATGAGCGTTAATCAGTCCAAAAGAGAAAAGTGTATTATTGATGCAATTGTTAATAAACAAGAAAAGGCATCTATTGTTTTTGAGGATGAATATTTTATTGCTTTTTTAGATCATCGACCCTTATTTCCTGGGCATACTTTATTAGCGCCCAAGGAACATATTCAAACGTTTTATGATTTGCCCCCGTCATTGACAACGAAATTTTCTCAGTTAATCCAGGTGATAGGTAAAGCAGTTGAGCACGGAATGGAAGCAGAAGGAAGTTTCATTGCCATGAACAATAAGATTAGTCAGAGTATTCCTCATTTACACGCGCATATTGTTCCCAGGAACAAAGGAGATGGTTTAAAAGGATTTTTTTGGCCTCGGATGAAATATCAAAATGAACAACATTTGATAGAGACACAGGAAAAAATAAAACAACATTTAAACGCGCAGATTTAA
- a CDS encoding efflux RND transporter periplasmic adaptor subunit translates to MNTERHSKIVKISVVGFVIFLILYLFLHHKTSNNADTLPLPVVFVKQPELLEMTEYVTQTGNTVAFNSVDLVARIEGYLDSVKFVDGSYVKEGQELFIIEPQPYLEKLLEAEAQVAIAKAAHTYDQAEYERQKQMYKENATSLKNVEKWRAQADESKAAIAKNVANSKVAAINYSYTHVRAPFDGRIGRHLVDPGNLVGNGKATNLATLEQIDPIYVYFNLNELDLIKLREAAKARGFKPTDINKIPVFVGMQNETNFPHEGKLDFVNTGLNASTGTMEFRALLSNKNHGLLPGLYVQVRIPVTHPHPQLTVPDTAIQYDQIGPYLLTVDKNNYVVTKRVTLGSLNQGRRAILKGLEKDDNVIVDGLQNATPGAQVNSKPQESSNS, encoded by the coding sequence ATGAATACAGAAAGACATTCAAAAATAGTAAAAATTTCAGTGGTTGGATTTGTTATATTTCTTATTCTTTATTTATTTTTGCATCATAAAACGTCAAATAATGCAGACACTCTGCCCTTGCCAGTTGTGTTTGTTAAACAACCGGAATTACTTGAGATGACAGAATATGTCACTCAAACCGGTAACACTGTTGCTTTTAATTCGGTTGATCTGGTGGCGCGTATTGAAGGTTATCTAGATTCAGTGAAATTTGTCGATGGTTCTTATGTAAAAGAAGGCCAGGAATTATTTATCATTGAACCGCAACCTTATTTGGAAAAATTGTTAGAAGCCGAGGCGCAAGTTGCCATTGCGAAAGCCGCTCATACTTATGATCAAGCCGAATATGAACGTCAAAAACAAATGTATAAAGAGAACGCTACCTCTTTAAAGAATGTGGAAAAATGGCGTGCTCAGGCTGATGAGAGCAAAGCAGCAATTGCAAAGAACGTAGCGAATTCCAAGGTGGCAGCCATTAATTACAGCTATACCCATGTGCGAGCGCCCTTTGATGGACGTATTGGTCGTCATCTGGTTGATCCAGGAAACTTAGTCGGTAATGGCAAAGCAACTAATCTTGCTACTCTCGAACAAATAGACCCAATTTATGTCTACTTTAATTTAAATGAACTGGACTTAATTAAATTGCGTGAAGCGGCAAAAGCCCGGGGTTTCAAGCCGACAGACATTAACAAAATTCCTGTATTTGTTGGAATGCAAAATGAAACCAATTTTCCACATGAAGGGAAACTTGATTTCGTCAATACAGGTCTTAATGCATCCACAGGGACCATGGAGTTTCGTGCTCTTCTATCGAATAAAAATCATGGGTTATTACCTGGATTATATGTTCAGGTTCGAATTCCAGTAACTCATCCGCACCCACAATTAACGGTGCCTGATACCGCTATACAATATGACCAAATAGGTCCGTATTTATTAACGGTTGATAAAAATAACTATGTAGTAACAAAGCGAGTGACTCTTGGTAGTCTGAATCAAGGAAGACGCGCAATTCTTAAAGGACTTGAAAAAGACGATAACGTTATTGTTGATGGCTTACAGAATGCAACCCCTGGTGCGCAGGTAAACTCAAAGCCGCAAGAAAGTTCAAATTCTTAA
- a CDS encoding SDR family oxidoreductase: MKHLILGYGYCGYYLARHLLNQQQSVTAISRHLDSAYALEGLAHISHDIATPFIWEDADTIIYYLIPPAGDNDHDLGLQKFLTHSHLQASQVIYFGSSGVYGDHQGAWVDELSVCHITSKRQQRRLDAENQWVTFCQKHHIPLTLLRIAGIYGPHRLPLQAAREQIPIINPQVSPYTNHIYVENLAEISVALTQIKSSGIYNIADGNPTTFGVLQQLVAQLLELAPPSLETFEQAWERASPMKKEFLSASKRLSIQSLKTKLQSSLHLTPLADAVKLSLKSQGLLS, translated from the coding sequence ATGAAACATTTGATTCTTGGTTATGGCTATTGTGGTTACTATTTAGCTCGACATCTATTAAATCAACAACAATCGGTCACCGCTATTTCTCGTCATTTAGATAGTGCGTATGCATTAGAAGGATTAGCGCATATAAGCCACGATATTGCAACGCCGTTCATATGGGAAGATGCCGATACAATAATTTATTATTTAATTCCACCAGCTGGGGATAATGACCACGATTTAGGTTTGCAGAAATTTTTAACGCACAGTCATTTGCAAGCCTCACAAGTCATTTATTTTGGTTCAAGTGGTGTCTATGGCGATCACCAGGGAGCCTGGGTGGATGAATTATCAGTGTGCCATATAACCAGTAAACGACAACAGCGTCGATTAGATGCTGAAAATCAGTGGGTAACTTTCTGCCAAAAGCACCATATTCCTTTAACTTTATTACGTATCGCTGGAATTTACGGGCCACATCGATTACCACTACAAGCAGCCAGAGAGCAAATACCTATCATCAATCCTCAAGTATCCCCTTACACCAATCACATTTATGTTGAGAATTTAGCAGAAATTAGTGTCGCACTTACCCAAATAAAATCGTCTGGTATTTATAATATTGCTGATGGCAATCCCACTACTTTTGGAGTATTACAACAGTTAGTGGCGCAACTATTAGAGCTTGCGCCCCCTTCTCTTGAAACCTTCGAGCAAGCTTGGGAAAGGGCAAGTCCCATGAAAAAAGAGTTTCTTAGTGCTTCAAAACGCTTGTCAATTCAGTCTTTAAAAACTAAGCTTCAATCTTCACTTCATTTAACGCCATTGGCTGACGCTGTGAAATTAAGTCTAAAATCGCAAGGACTACTCTCATGA
- a CDS encoding VOC family protein — MTTLVAGEFCWNELATPNVKQAEDFYGKVFGWQFVDQEMEDMTYTLVRTHDKNIAGIWAIPAEQQKEIPPHWMSYILVSDIKACLEKAKDHGAIVIKGVTQAGEMGHLAIITDPTGAHVALWEPSN, encoded by the coding sequence ATGACAACTTTAGTCGCTGGTGAATTTTGTTGGAACGAATTAGCAACACCTAATGTTAAACAAGCCGAGGATTTTTACGGTAAAGTATTTGGCTGGCAGTTTGTGGATCAAGAAATGGAGGATATGACTTATACCCTGGTTCGTACCCACGATAAAAATATTGCAGGCATATGGGCTATTCCTGCTGAACAACAAAAGGAAATCCCACCCCATTGGATGTCCTATATTTTAGTGTCTGATATCAAAGCCTGTTTAGAGAAAGCTAAAGATCATGGCGCAATAGTAATTAAAGGGGTTACTCAAGCGGGAGAAATGGGTCATTTGGCAATTATTACTGACCCAACAGGTGCGCATGTTGCTCTGTGGGAACCATCCAATTAG
- a CDS encoding TIGR01777 family oxidoreductase, producing the protein MKILIAGASGFIGTELVNALLPHHEITVLGRSKRKMEQHFGANVTQTTWDMLPTLDATNYNAIINLSGHNIAASRWTDKVKQLLISSRVDTTAILINWAVSHNIKPHFYCANAVGLYGLQQNGDLRAFDENTTIDFSKPADFLQEIGIKWQQALQPALDHGMKVTTTRFGVVLKKEEGMLKRLIPSFKLGLGSIIGNGQQIISWVHVEDVIGAFKFLLEHPELTGSFNITSPNPVSQAEFAKTLANVMHRPLLFRTPAFVIHILFGEMGDSLLLHGQRVLPKNLLAEGYQFRFPELRLALEKELKK; encoded by the coding sequence ATGAAAATTTTGATTGCAGGCGCTTCAGGATTTATAGGTACAGAACTGGTTAATGCTCTACTCCCCCATCATGAGATTACTGTTTTAGGACGCTCGAAACGCAAAATGGAACAGCATTTTGGTGCGAATGTCACTCAGACAACCTGGGATATGCTGCCAACATTGGACGCGACTAATTACAACGCCATCATCAATTTAAGTGGTCATAACATTGCAGCCTCGCGTTGGACTGATAAAGTGAAGCAGTTATTGATAAGCTCTCGGGTGGATACCACTGCCATACTTATTAATTGGGCCGTATCTCACAACATTAAACCCCATTTTTATTGTGCTAATGCAGTAGGTCTGTATGGTTTACAACAAAATGGTGATCTTAGAGCATTTGACGAAAACACTACCATTGATTTTTCAAAACCCGCCGATTTTCTGCAGGAAATTGGTATTAAATGGCAGCAAGCTTTACAACCAGCACTTGATCACGGTATGAAAGTAACCACTACTCGTTTTGGAGTAGTGTTAAAAAAAGAAGAAGGCATGTTAAAGCGGTTAATCCCCAGTTTTAAGTTAGGTCTGGGCAGCATCATTGGTAATGGTCAACAAATTATTTCCTGGGTCCATGTCGAAGATGTTATCGGGGCTTTTAAGTTTCTATTAGAGCACCCAGAGCTTACTGGTTCGTTTAATATTACCTCCCCTAACCCGGTCAGCCAGGCGGAGTTTGCAAAAACATTAGCAAACGTTATGCATCGTCCCTTATTGTTTAGAACACCTGCTTTTGTTATTCACATTCTATTTGGAGAGATGGGAGACAGCCTCCTTCTACACGGGCAGCGCGTTTTACCTAAAAATTTGTTAGCTGAAGGCTATCAATTTCGCTTTCCTGAGCTTCGATTGGCTTTGGAAAAAGAACTCAAAAAGTAA
- a CDS encoding potassium channel family protein, with translation MRTFLNLIERLRFLFLFFVLIFFCITKALDAQYDIWRLGDVILSVLIIYSLVIIGDRARALLRILIILAVCEAVFLSLSLLFAYPLIGVIKAFFTMLYFALMAAVCLRYTFADKTIDVTTLFGSLSAYLFIGLAYAYLYLCIGLTDYNAFSGLSSSFYDTDLIYFSFITLTTVGYGDVVPKTPITQTLSWMESFAGQAYLTIIMAQLVGRYMTEKLRIKDTDE, from the coding sequence GTGAGAACTTTTTTAAATCTGATTGAACGCTTACGCTTCCTATTTCTCTTTTTTGTTTTGATATTTTTTTGTATTACCAAAGCGTTGGATGCACAGTATGATATATGGCGATTAGGGGATGTCATTCTTTCCGTCCTTATTATCTACAGCTTGGTTATTATTGGTGATAGAGCAAGAGCACTATTGCGAATTTTAATCATACTTGCTGTTTGTGAAGCTGTGTTTTTGTCACTAAGTCTATTGTTTGCTTATCCTTTAATAGGAGTAATAAAAGCGTTTTTTACAATGCTTTATTTTGCGCTGATGGCAGCCGTCTGTTTACGGTATACCTTTGCTGATAAAACGATTGACGTCACAACTTTGTTTGGCTCTCTTTCGGCCTATTTATTTATAGGACTTGCTTATGCCTATCTTTATTTGTGCATTGGGCTTACAGATTACAATGCATTCTCAGGCTTAAGCTCCAGTTTTTATGATACTGATCTGATTTATTTTTCATTTATCACATTAACTACCGTTGGTTATGGTGATGTAGTCCCTAAAACCCCTATTACACAAACACTTTCCTGGATGGAATCATTTGCAGGGCAAGCCTATCTCACGATTATCATGGCGCAATTGGTTGGGCGTTATATGACAGAAAAATTGCGAATAAAGGATACAGACGAATGA
- a CDS encoding efflux transporter outer membrane subunit: protein MLKVSTVIACLFLTSCMVGPDYKEPPKPIADQWLQKSPAVKPIPLRDANWWKAFNDPTLTCLIELGYHNNLTVQSAGVRVLQARAQLAQSVGELYPQQQAMAGNYTYNRIGGSSLQTLLPSSFETATVGGTASWELDFWGKYRRAIRSDDATFLASVAAYDNALVILSSEIASAYVGIRTNEKLIQITKANIQLQAMSLKIAKSRYRGGQTSLLDVEQAQTELAETEATLPTLISDLQKQKDKLAVLLGILPNQVDPLINKSKGIPRTPPTVAVGIPREALDQRPDIHQARLEAIAQSEAIGATKANLFPSFSLAGTFSFAANTIGSNSISDLFNWSNRQITAGPSFTWPILNYGQITNAVRVQDAAFQQAILKYINLVLQAQQEVQDNITRYIETKRSENYLIQANRSSTVSTKLALTRYKEGEANYTTVLDVERQQLRVQTSLTNTQGEVDQALIALYRALGGGWQIRCCNDVVPNHIKQEMAARTNWGNLLKPENHLPPMTKKQRLKQLYLPSW, encoded by the coding sequence ATGTTAAAAGTTTCTACAGTAATAGCTTGCTTATTTCTTACTTCCTGTATGGTTGGTCCGGATTATAAAGAGCCGCCAAAGCCTATTGCTGATCAATGGTTGCAGAAAAGCCCGGCAGTAAAACCTATTCCTCTTCGAGATGCTAATTGGTGGAAGGCATTTAATGACCCCACGCTCACTTGTTTAATAGAATTAGGCTATCATAATAATCTAACTGTCCAGAGTGCCGGAGTGCGGGTATTACAAGCCAGAGCACAGCTTGCGCAATCGGTTGGTGAGCTTTACCCCCAACAACAAGCTATGGCAGGTAACTATACGTATAACCGGATTGGTGGTAGTTCGCTACAAACTCTTTTACCCTCAAGTTTTGAAACTGCCACAGTTGGTGGTACAGCTAGCTGGGAGCTGGATTTTTGGGGAAAATATCGAAGAGCTATTCGATCTGATGATGCGACATTCTTAGCCTCAGTGGCAGCTTATGATAATGCTTTGGTCATACTCAGTTCCGAGATTGCGAGTGCCTATGTGGGTATTCGTACCAATGAAAAATTAATACAAATTACTAAAGCAAATATACAACTACAAGCGATGAGTCTTAAGATTGCTAAGTCTCGATATCGAGGGGGCCAAACAAGTTTGTTGGATGTGGAACAGGCCCAAACAGAACTGGCTGAAACAGAAGCTACCTTACCTACTTTAATTAGCGATTTACAAAAACAAAAAGATAAATTAGCCGTTTTGTTGGGCATACTGCCTAATCAGGTCGATCCTCTCATCAATAAAAGTAAAGGTATTCCAAGAACTCCTCCTACAGTGGCAGTAGGTATTCCACGAGAGGCGTTAGATCAAAGACCTGATATTCATCAAGCACGCTTAGAAGCGATTGCTCAATCCGAAGCAATTGGAGCAACCAAGGCAAATCTATTTCCGTCCTTTTCACTGGCAGGTACGTTTTCTTTTGCGGCCAATACTATTGGTAGTAACTCAATCAGTGATCTTTTTAACTGGTCTAATCGACAGATAACCGCAGGACCTTCTTTTACTTGGCCTATATTGAACTACGGACAGATCACCAACGCAGTGCGTGTGCAAGATGCGGCATTTCAACAAGCAATATTAAAATATATCAATTTAGTGTTACAAGCTCAGCAAGAAGTTCAGGATAATATTACCCGCTATATTGAAACGAAACGATCAGAAAATTATCTTATCCAGGCAAATCGATCATCGACTGTTTCTACCAAATTAGCCTTAACACGTTATAAAGAAGGCGAAGCAAATTATACGACTGTATTGGATGTCGAAAGACAGCAATTGCGTGTACAGACCTCATTAACGAATACGCAAGGAGAGGTTGATCAGGCCTTAATAGCGCTTTATCGTGCACTTGGGGGTGGTTGGCAAATTCGCTGTTGCAATGATGTTGTTCCCAATCATATTAAACAAGAAATGGCCGCGCGAACAAATTGGGGTAATTTATTAAAGCCAGAAAATCATCTACCCCCCATGACTAAAAAACAGCGCTTGAAGCAACTTTATCTACCAAGTTGGTGA